The window GCTAACGACAtttaaacccaataacattattattactaataatataaCAATGATACAACTTACCTCAAGACCAGTTGATCCGAAGCTGTTCGGACGGGGAGGTGGCGTATGACTGGCTCTAGCAGCAACAGCATTGGTGTCTGCAATTTTTTTCTCAGTCAGTTCTTTCTCTAGTTCTTCCACAATATCTGGAACGCTTCTGGACAACGATCGGCTCGGTACATCTTGGTCCTGATTGGAGGAGGAGTGCTGATTATAAGTGGACGGAAAGGACAAGCCAGTGGAGAGAGGTAGAGTTGCATAGTTAGGCCTCTCTACTGACTGATCACCAATAATTTCTGATTTAATATTTCCAGCTGTAGTTGAGTGACACACATTATCAACATTCCATGACTGGTCTCTGTAATAATAGGAATTCCTTAAGTCTTGAATATTGGTTGAATATTCAGTGAGATTAATGTAATTCTCATTTCTTGACCTCTGATCCTTAGCTCTAGGTTCTGTACCATAAGAGCTATAGCCATTAATATGACATGGCGTCACTGATTCTTTACTAGGTTTATACCCAATGGTATTAAAGTATGTAACTGTCTGGTTTACATTATAAGGTGTAGTTGAAGAGTAATTATTACTTAATGTTAAATTTGAATTAGAAGGTTCATTTTTATTACTGTCAGGAGGCTGGAGGACATGTGCCAATTCTTCCATATCATTTATTGTCTTTAGTTCCATATTATCAAAAGGACTAGAAGTATCAGCCTCAAAATCTGAAAAGTTAAACTGAGAAAAGGTTTCTGTTGCATTTATTTCATTCACTGCATGACTAATAGGTACAGGCGTAAGGATAGAATTAGGAAGACAATGTTGATTTTGTTCAGCAATCATTGAGGGATGTGAATACACAACATTATTAGAGGAATGAGCCATGGAAGGATTTGAATATGTGACAGTGGGGGAGATCACACTTAATGATGAACTACAATAGGCTACACTGGTTGAAGGATACACAACATTCTGCGACAGGGTGGAACTCACGGTAGGGCTGGAATAGGTTTTACTGGAGGATCCAACAGTGCTTGCAGCCTCTGTTGATGAAGGTCCCAAAGCAAAATTCTGCAGCTGCTTGGAGAATCTTTCTTCCCATGCAGCATCCTGGGCTTTAATTCTCTCCTTACGAGCTGCCACTTCTGCCTGTCGCAACTTTCTCCATTCACCCATCTTGCTTAGTACACTATGTTCAAGTTTGAAATCATACTGGATGGTGACAGAGAAAAGAACAATGACAAAAATAGGTTTAAAAGTCTGTAAAATATAtttagtaatttttttttaaatctacattTTATGGCCTGCACCAGGATGCTTACCTCTTCTGCCCCAGATTCAACAGGAAATCGATGTTGAAATCCAACAGACAATGCTATTTTTCTGGGAGGTTTAAAATTTTCAGCAATTTTCACAGAGACTCCATCCATATAAGAGAAAGCTGCAAGAAGGTCATAGACACACATCATATCATCATGAATGTTAATGATAGAAGTCATGAAACTAATTGAATATTCCCTTTCCTTGTTAATAGACTGATTATTTGTATATAAACTATGGGCAACTACTATAAATGAGAATAATGGTTAAAAGCCTGAAACTGTTCTTCCCTCCAATTTGCATGTCCTTTCCTGTATAATATCTTGTCAATTTCATTTAGCTATCACACCGTCTCAAAGGGAAAAAAATACAAAAAGAAGTACCGTAAATCTCTGTCGGTCCTGTGAAAGCAGAAGAATTTACCAGGTTTTAATGCTAAGTCATGCATTGCCGTCACCAAAACTCCAACAAAGGCATAATCCAGAATGACATCTCCATCACGTGCACATTTGTGGAACTTTGCGACAGGGTTAATGATACAGGTGTTCTACCTGCAGACAAGTCTTCACACGGTATTGGTTCTCTGTATTTATCTGTCCTCAGCTGATCTCTTCATTAGCACATATTTTTCTTCCACTTTTTAACGATAATATTTATTGCCTGACAAACAATATTCTTTCCCCAATCAAAGATTGCCATAAATCATAGCCtacgttttgaaaaaaaaaaaaaaaaaaccacctttgTACTTTAAGGTACGTTGAAATGATTGCACAATATTGCAATTTAGCCTTTTAGAGCAATTTGTAGAACAAAGGCTTTGTCCACGTGGAAGTCCTTAAAGAACTTTTGCGAAGAAGTCTGGGATTATACCTCTTGCACTGATCATTAAACTGATGAGATTGTTCCATTGCAGATAGAGCTTTTTTCAGTATGCACATCAGATAGTTTAAGGGATAACTCTGTTCTTACAGATTGGTCTATAATAGTACCTATTCTCAACTCAGGGTTGATGGCTATCATGTTGATGCGCCTTGTGCTGCTTGTTTCTAAGATTCCATGGACTTCTTCATGAAGAAGAAAACCTTTCTCTCCTAAAGCATCAGCAATGAAAGATCTTATTTTCTGGTGCCTTGAATTGTGCAGCGATTCACCATACGAACAAGAACCAAAAACATTTGCTAGTGATTCATACTCACTGTGACATCGAAGACAGTGATTATCGTTTCGGGACCTGCCAGATACGGCACTGATGTTAGATGCCCCCTTGATGGCTTCTTTCATTCTCCATTGGTCAGATCTTCTCAGGCCTTCTCACCCAACTCTTAGCAGGTGTACACTCCTTGTAAAGGATGACATTTCCCTTTGTGTGGAAGGGAAAACCAGGATTGAAATTCTCCTTCTCGCACCTCTTTTGTAGCTTTACGAACACTGACTTGCCTGGTATCCGTAGCAAACATTTCCATATCTACCTCTAAACCAAGTTGATGCATGCAGGTTAAAGCTTCATGAACTAAACCAAGTCACGAGTGTGGTTGATGTATTTATTAAGTGTTGAAACAATTTTTGACAGGAGTTGACATCCTGAAGAAATGCTTCCTATCTCACCTTAAATAAACTGATATCCTTGCAGATTTTGGTATACTATAGCACAGCATCGGGAGTACGACCAGGGAGTTGTAAAATTTCCTTCAGGGTACTTTTGATCAGGATATTGATATCTTGAAAAAAATTAACTGGTATTAATTTAGAGGGTGTAGTAAAGAATGGGTAGCCTATATCAGAGTTGGACAGATGAAAAAATAATTAAGTACCGATAGTTTCCAGTGTGATCGGAGCACGGGAGATGTTAGGAAGTATAACTTTGTTTTGATATTGCTAATCGTTCATTTTGAATCAAAGATCAACTCATCATGAAATGATACTCCAAGGCATCTTCCAGTCTCAGAGCGCATAGTGAGAATTTTTTGACCATCTCTAAGTAATGGGGCGTTAATGGTAGAATGCTGTTCACAATGTTAATACACTTGGATCTACTGATGTTAACATTAAGATTTATTTCATGGAATCTTAGAATGGCCTTATCCACGAGCAATGTTGCAGCATTAAAATCTCTTCCGaaaatcaatcttttttttttttgctaggggctttacgtcgcaccgacacagataggtcttatggcgacgatgggataggaaaggcctaggagttggaaggaagcggccgtggccataattaaggtacagccccagcatttgcctggtgtgaaaatgggaaaccatggaaaaacatcttcagggctgccgatagtgggaatcaaTGTATCATCAGCAAACACTAGTACAGTAACATCATGGAAGCCAACTACTAATGTGTACTCAAACTCTTCAGTAAGTACATCCTCATTTAATTCTTCCAGGCAGGCCCAAGAAGTAGGTGAATAGCTTTTGATAGACAGCAAAATTCACAACGTTTGTACTGAAATCTTGCACTACTCAACATTCTAAAAATCAAATTTCCACGTATTCATTTGGATCTTGTACCTTTCTAAATCCTTACTCTACTTACTGCAGAGAGCCTATACATATAACCTCTAAACTTACTCCATGGCAACTGTAGATAAAAGAAGTAAACACACACTGATGTCTTAAACTTACCACATACAGACCTAATACTAATAAAAAATACTGTGAGGACACATTCActaggaaaggaatagaattacacACAAACTGTAAAATATTGAGTACATGTCAAAATTCCAAAAATTAATCAAAATAGCAGAAGCTTTGAATCAAATTAGATCATTTCAGAGCCATCTACATTGGTTccaatatttatttttttctttcaccATTGAATTAAATTCAGTTTAGTAAAAAGATTGTGAAATATTTAGAAGTCAAATTATTGGCAATTTGCATACTCAAAATGTTCATAGTTACTGTATTTTGCTTGATGCCCAGTTTTTATGTTGTCAACAATTCTGTGTGTCTGCCCTTATAAAACCTTTGATTTAACCTTTAATTAGTTGCTCTCTGGGCCAaatacattttgcacggtactgtacttcccagttgaactgtgggtctccctaTCCC is drawn from Anabrus simplex isolate iqAnaSimp1 chromosome 1, ASM4041472v1, whole genome shotgun sequence and contains these coding sequences:
- the LOC136857825 gene encoding ubiquitin-associated protein 1 isoform X2; translated protein: MDGVSVKIAENFKPPRKIALSVGFQHRFPVESGAEEYDFKLEHSVLSKMGEWRKLRQAEVAARKERIKAQDAAWEERFSKQLQNFALGPSSTEAASTVGSSSKTYSSPTVSSTLSQNVVYPSTSVAYCSSSLSVISPTVTYSNPSMAHSSNNVVYSHPSMIAEQNQHCLPNSILTPVPISHAVNEINATETFSQFNFSDFEADTSSPFDNMELKTINDMEELAHVLQPPDSNKNEPSNSNLTLSNNYSSTTPYNVNQTVTYFNTIGYKPSKESVTPCHINGYSSYGTEPRAKDQRSRNENYINLTEYSTNIQDLRNSYYYRDQSWNVDNVCHSTTAGNIKSEIIGDQSVERPNYATLPLSTGLSFPSTYNQHSSSNQDQDVPSRSLSRSVPDIVEELEKELTEKKIADTNAVAARASHTPPPRPNSFGSTGLENWKPWPDLDSPEQSQSKGKKSPVKKLPVSSLPNPFHKLSPEGQQLTRHISEMGFALPRVARACVALHEDGKKVVEFLLQVQSLEETWPGDQAENALLLNECDYPRAVKYLEALTQLLDLGFPEDKVSQALVMFNNDRDKALDHIIS
- the LOC136857825 gene encoding ubiquitin-associated protein 1 isoform X1 → MIAMSHHVRESEKQAFSYMDGVSVKIAENFKPPRKIALSVGFQHRFPVESGAEEYDFKLEHSVLSKMGEWRKLRQAEVAARKERIKAQDAAWEERFSKQLQNFALGPSSTEAASTVGSSSKTYSSPTVSSTLSQNVVYPSTSVAYCSSSLSVISPTVTYSNPSMAHSSNNVVYSHPSMIAEQNQHCLPNSILTPVPISHAVNEINATETFSQFNFSDFEADTSSPFDNMELKTINDMEELAHVLQPPDSNKNEPSNSNLTLSNNYSSTTPYNVNQTVTYFNTIGYKPSKESVTPCHINGYSSYGTEPRAKDQRSRNENYINLTEYSTNIQDLRNSYYYRDQSWNVDNVCHSTTAGNIKSEIIGDQSVERPNYATLPLSTGLSFPSTYNQHSSSNQDQDVPSRSLSRSVPDIVEELEKELTEKKIADTNAVAARASHTPPPRPNSFGSTGLENWKPWPDLDSPEQSQSKGKKSPVKKLPVSSLPNPFHKLSPEGQQLTRHISEMGFALPRVARACVALHEDGKKVVEFLLQVQSLEETWPGDQAENALLLNECDYPRAVKYLEALTQLLDLGFPEDKVSQALVMFNNDRDKALDHIIS
- the LOC136857825 gene encoding ubiquitin-associated protein 1 isoform X3; this translates as MIAMSHHVRESEKQAFSYMDGVSVKIAENFKPPRKIALSVGFQHRFPVESGAEEYDFKLEHSVLSKMGEWRKLRQAEVAARKERIKAQDAAWEERFSKQLQNFALGPSSTEAASTVGSSSKTYSSPTDQDVPSRSLSRSVPDIVEELEKELTEKKIADTNAVAARASHTPPPRPNSFGSTGLENWKPWPDLDSPEQSQSKGKKSPVKKLPVSSLPNPFHKLSPEGQQLTRHISEMGFALPRVARACVALHEDGKKVVEFLLQVQSLEETWPGDQAENALLLNECDYPRAVKYLEALTQLLDLGFPEDKVSQALVMFNNDRDKALDHIIS